A genomic region of Melanotaenia boesemani isolate fMelBoe1 chromosome 13, fMelBoe1.pri, whole genome shotgun sequence contains the following coding sequences:
- the LOC121651114 gene encoding myb-related transcription factor, partner of profilin, translating to MSRERLPLIGSPGSKTRVKPPFPSPALHRPHQANRRKFYQQQQTSSSSHPHHGPSSTLLSDTSMTPWEGMALSESSFTTIPPTLPPRPPPPSPPPPKPTPSTPCHRKQEEGEKISGTSFSSEMPSPSLVVPQNNAGGVRKGLRTRKRVLPQHRVPRPARLPPLSPITNLSFSRSFTFSFFELPLHQSPHCRAERIRNLFLLLKQIHY from the exons ATGTCTCGTGAGCGGCTACCCCTCATTGGTTCTCCTGGGAGCAAAACAAGAG TCAAACCACCTTTCCCCTCCCCTGCTCTCCATCGCCCCCACCAGGCAAATCGCAGAAAATTCTACCAACAGCAGCAgacgtcctcctcctctcaccctcaTCATGGCCCATCTTCCACCCTTCTGTCAGACACCAGCATGACTCCTTGGGAAGGCATGGCTCTTTCTGAATCCTCCTTTACTACTATTCCCCCAACACTTCCTCCACGGCCCCCTCCACCTTCGCCCCCTCCTCCTAAGCCAACACCATCCACCCCTTGTCATAGAAAACAAGAGGAAGGTGAAAAGATCTCCGGTACAAGCTTCAGCTCTGAAATGCCATCTCCATCCCTGGTGGTCCCTCAGAACAATGCAG GTGGAGTAAGAAAAGGGCTGCGAACAAGGAAAAGGGTGTTACCACAGCATCGGGTTCCTCGCCCTGCCCGTCTACCACCTCTGAGTCCAATCACCAACCTCAGTTTCTCTCGAAGCTTTACCTTTTCGTTTTTTGAGCTGCCGCTGCACCAGTCTCCTCACTGCCGTGCAGAACGCATAAGAAACCTCTTCCTGCTTTTAAAACAGATACACTACTGA